One stretch of Balneola sp. MJW-20 DNA includes these proteins:
- a CDS encoding MBOAT family protein — translation MLFNSIDFAVFLPLVFFLYWAIKDRKLQNILLLFASYVFYGWWDWRFLSLIIFSTLVDYSVGIALQKTQNNRSRKGLLLVSILVNLGFLGFFKYYNFFLDNFVAAFTFFGHEISASSLNIILPVGISFYTFQTLSYTIDVYRGKLNSSQNFIAFASFVSFFPQLVAGPIERATHLLPQFTKDRLFDYHFATDGLRQILWGLFKKVVIADNCARFANMIFNNHTEYSSAMLILGALFFTFQIYGDFSGYSDIAIGTARLFGFDLMRNFAFPYFSRDIAEFWRRWHISLSTWFRDYLYIPLGGSRGSNWLKIRNVFIIFIVSGFWHGANWTFIVWGALNALYFLPQMLIGNNRNHLDIVAEGSIYPGLKNITKILVTFVLTVFAWIFFRAESLSHAFSYLQGIFTHSIFLGTEISLVAQMIPILGLLVFFIMIEWLGRENEYAIEKMGLNWPPYLRYAMYYSYIIIIFFFGGSQQEFIYFQF, via the coding sequence GTGCTATTTAATTCAATAGATTTTGCCGTATTCCTGCCATTAGTGTTCTTTCTCTATTGGGCAATAAAAGACAGGAAATTACAAAACATACTATTACTTTTTGCCAGCTATGTGTTCTATGGGTGGTGGGACTGGAGATTCCTTTCCCTTATCATTTTCAGCACTTTAGTTGATTATTCAGTAGGAATAGCCTTACAGAAAACTCAAAATAACAGAAGCCGGAAAGGTCTGTTACTTGTCAGCATATTAGTTAATCTGGGCTTCCTTGGCTTCTTTAAATATTACAATTTCTTTCTGGATAACTTTGTAGCTGCTTTCACCTTTTTTGGGCATGAAATAAGTGCTTCATCTCTAAACATTATTCTTCCGGTAGGTATCAGCTTTTATACTTTCCAAACGCTCAGCTACACGATCGATGTTTACAGAGGAAAGCTTAATTCATCCCAAAACTTTATTGCCTTTGCATCATTTGTAAGTTTTTTCCCTCAACTGGTTGCCGGGCCTATCGAGCGGGCCACTCATTTATTGCCACAGTTTACCAAAGACAGATTATTTGACTATCACTTTGCTACAGACGGTTTAAGACAGATCCTCTGGGGTTTGTTCAAGAAAGTGGTGATTGCTGATAATTGTGCCCGCTTTGCTAACATGATTTTCAATAATCATACTGAATATAGTTCAGCAATGTTAATTCTCGGGGCACTGTTCTTTACATTTCAGATCTATGGGGATTTTTCAGGTTATTCCGATATTGCAATCGGTACAGCCCGACTTTTTGGCTTTGACCTGATGAGAAATTTTGCATTCCCCTATTTTTCAAGAGATATCGCTGAGTTCTGGAGAAGATGGCATATATCTCTTTCAACCTGGTTCAGAGATTATCTGTATATCCCTCTAGGTGGAAGCCGTGGTTCCAACTGGCTGAAAATTCGAAATGTATTTATCATTTTTATCGTCAGTGGCTTTTGGCATGGTGCAAACTGGACATTTATTGTCTGGGGAGCATTAAATGCACTTTACTTCCTTCCTCAGATGCTCATCGGAAATAATCGAAACCATTTAGATATAGTGGCTGAGGGATCCATCTACCCCGGCTTAAAAAATATCACCAAGATATTGGTGACGTTTGTACTAACGGTCTTTGCATGGATCTTTTTCCGGGCTGAAAGCTTATCTCATGCTTTTAGCTATCTACAAGGCATATTTACCCACAGTATTTTCTTGGGTACCGAAATCAGTTTAGTAGCCCAGATGATACCTATTCTTGGCTTGCTCGTCTTTTTTATAATGATCGAATGGCTGGGCAGAGAAAATGAATATGCTATTGAAAAAATGGGCCTAAACTGGCCGCCTTATCTTCGATATGCAATGTATTACTCTTACATCATTATCATCTTCTTCTTTGGAGGCAGTCAACAA
- a CDS encoding 16S rRNA (uracil(1498)-N(3))-methyltransferase has translation MENLFYVPAEKIDPTIPIEIEGQEARHISRVLRFKEGDRIHIADGSGKIYYCDIQSVNTGSVTARISEIRSLNQPDIKKVLAMGVVKKRDRLEFAVEKAVELGAWEICLFEADHSERSRVKMERIESIVLSAFKQSKRSWLPAVRFMGSLDEVLDHYKDHHPLMASMDTDPERPTDLKNKKNLLLVGPEGGFSDREIELVIKKNATLLSLGKNRLRAETAVTAILSQFLYSD, from the coding sequence ATGGAAAATCTATTCTACGTGCCGGCTGAAAAGATCGATCCCACCATACCCATCGAGATCGAAGGACAGGAAGCAAGGCATATTAGTCGTGTTTTACGCTTTAAAGAAGGAGATCGAATACACATAGCGGATGGCAGCGGGAAGATCTATTATTGTGATATTCAGTCCGTTAATACAGGATCGGTTACGGCAAGGATCAGTGAGATCAGGTCGCTAAACCAGCCCGATATCAAGAAAGTATTAGCTATGGGAGTCGTTAAAAAGCGGGACCGGCTGGAATTTGCTGTAGAAAAAGCGGTGGAACTTGGCGCCTGGGAAATATGCCTTTTTGAAGCAGACCATTCAGAGAGAAGCCGGGTCAAAATGGAAAGAATTGAAAGTATTGTTCTATCAGCTTTTAAACAGTCCAAGAGATCCTGGTTGCCTGCAGTACGGTTTATGGGTTCCCTTGACGAAGTACTCGATCATTATAAGGATCACCATCCCTTAATGGCATCAATGGATACAGATCCTGAAAGACCCACGGATCTCAAGAACAAGAAAAATTTATTGCTGGTGGGTCCGGAAGGAGGATTTTCCGATCGGGAAATTGAACTGGTAATTAAAAAGAATGCAACGCTTTTATCCCTGGGTAAAAACCGTCTTAGGGCTGAAACGGCAGTTACAGCTATTTTATCACAGTTTCTTTATTCAGACTGA
- a CDS encoding carboxypeptidase-like regulatory domain-containing protein — protein MKKLLSVFILIVIPLSLNAMQEVRGLVEDLSTGEPIPFVNIGIIKLSSGTVSDESGNFRLNYKDESDRITFSAIGYEVRDITVRELKDEAVVRMSPVVYDLEEVGVEARGYDDPKNLGHVLRSRGQSIGFGTTMLGTEIGGLIRIDRETVINSAHFTVNHINKAPLLLRVNLYEFTEEKTGRNLLPENVIIEAPSEPGLINVDLTKYNLSTDQDVLLTLEWIKGVKVEGTQGITFRARNVRRRSNVWFRSASLAPFMNFENIVEMQIGFYLKVQQIRR, from the coding sequence ATGAAGAAGTTGCTGTCTGTATTTATACTAATTGTCATTCCACTCTCTTTGAATGCTATGCAGGAAGTCAGGGGTCTTGTGGAGGATCTTTCAACAGGGGAACCTATCCCTTTTGTGAACATCGGGATCATCAAATTATCCAGTGGCACAGTAAGTGATGAGTCTGGCAATTTTCGGTTAAATTATAAGGATGAATCTGATCGCATCACCTTCTCTGCGATCGGATATGAAGTTCGGGATATCACGGTCAGAGAGCTTAAAGACGAAGCTGTTGTGAGAATGAGTCCGGTGGTCTATGATCTTGAAGAGGTGGGAGTTGAAGCCCGGGGCTATGACGATCCGAAGAATTTAGGACATGTTTTACGAAGCAGGGGGCAAAGTATTGGCTTTGGAACTACCATGCTAGGGACAGAAATCGGGGGACTCATCCGGATAGATCGTGAAACAGTTATCAATTCAGCCCATTTCACTGTCAATCATATAAATAAAGCTCCATTACTCTTAAGGGTAAACCTCTATGAATTTACCGAAGAGAAAACAGGCAGGAATCTCCTGCCTGAAAATGTGATCATAGAAGCTCCGTCTGAACCGGGACTGATCAATGTGGATCTGACAAAATATAATTTAAGCACTGATCAGGATGTGCTCCTGACCCTGGAATGGATCAAAGGAGTGAAAGTGGAGGGTACTCAGGGGATCACATTCCGGGCCAGGAATGTAAGACGAAGATCGAATGTCTGGTTTCGGTCTGCAAGCCTGGCGCCTTTTATGAATTTTGAAAATATTGTGGAGATGCAGATCGGCTTCTATCTGAAAGTTCAGCAGATCCGAAGATAG
- a CDS encoding SRPBCC family protein — MKYKLEVDIDLPRNEVILLFDNPDNLSKWQEGLISFEQLEKTDDRVGSTAKLLYDMNGRRIEMKETITKYDLPDEFSGTYEADGMWNGQRNLFIELNEKQTRWVSESEFKGTNLIMKIMTWLMPGAFKKQSYKYMIAFKDFAESQSE, encoded by the coding sequence ATGAAATACAAACTTGAGGTTGATATTGACCTTCCCAGAAATGAAGTGATCCTGCTTTTTGATAATCCGGACAACCTTTCAAAATGGCAGGAAGGTTTGATCTCATTTGAACAACTCGAAAAAACCGATGATCGGGTCGGTTCTACTGCAAAGCTGCTTTACGATATGAATGGCAGAAGGATCGAGATGAAAGAAACTATTACTAAATACGATCTTCCGGATGAATTCTCAGGGACCTATGAGGCTGATGGAATGTGGAATGGACAGAGGAACCTCTTCATAGAGCTTAACGAAAAACAGACCCGGTGGGTCTCTGAATCAGAATTTAAAGGAACCAACTTAATAATGAAGATCATGACCTGGCTGATGCCGGGAGCCTTCAAAAAGCAAAGCTACAAATATATGATTGCTTTTAAGGACTTTGCTGAATCTCAGTCTGAATAA
- a CDS encoding 2'-deoxycytidine 5'-triphosphate deaminase, producing MPDNSVNINQRTKGVLPVQKLKVLHELGILNSHPDYPIQNNQFQPNSLDLRLGEMAYRVRCSFLPEGETVEQKLNKLEQYSFSIKEGAVLEQNCVYIIPLLETLNLPQSNNEIFNSGDEKFRFNSLENLTAKANPKSSTGRLDVFTRVITDYSHRFEEVTAGYKGKLYLEVVPKSFSIKVRTGQRLNQLRVRHGFEVMSDQDILRIHSADPLLFDEDVKPMSLEKIKVNQGLFMSVQLHGEPGEIIGYKAKKHNNYIDLDNIGHYKVDEFWEPIYAQSDPEYILEPEAFYIFASKERIRVPAHLACEMMAYDTGSGELRTHYAGFFDSGFGGTVEDKGARAVLEVRSHDVPFMIEDGQTLFSMQFEPNAEHPDFIYGEEIDSNYQGQGLKLGKHFQQS from the coding sequence ATGCCCGACAATTCCGTAAATATAAATCAACGCACTAAGGGTGTTTTACCCGTTCAAAAATTGAAAGTTCTTCACGAACTGGGAATACTGAATTCACATCCTGATTATCCAATTCAGAATAACCAGTTTCAGCCAAATTCACTGGATTTAAGACTGGGTGAAATGGCGTACCGTGTCAGATGCAGTTTTCTCCCTGAAGGTGAAACAGTAGAACAAAAGCTGAACAAACTTGAGCAATATTCCTTTTCTATAAAAGAAGGTGCTGTACTTGAGCAGAACTGTGTTTACATCATCCCTTTACTGGAAACCCTGAACCTTCCCCAATCAAATAACGAGATCTTCAACAGCGGAGATGAGAAGTTCCGATTTAATTCTCTTGAAAACCTGACAGCAAAAGCGAATCCAAAGAGTTCAACCGGCCGACTTGATGTCTTTACACGGGTGATCACGGATTATTCACACCGTTTTGAGGAAGTTACGGCAGGCTACAAAGGCAAATTGTACCTGGAAGTAGTACCGAAATCTTTTTCAATAAAAGTCAGGACTGGTCAGAGACTGAACCAACTTCGTGTGCGTCATGGTTTTGAGGTTATGTCAGACCAGGACATACTCAGGATCCACTCAGCTGACCCTCTTCTATTTGATGAGGATGTAAAACCAATGTCCTTGGAAAAGATCAAGGTAAATCAGGGACTGTTCATGAGTGTGCAGCTGCATGGCGAACCGGGAGAGATCATTGGCTATAAAGCAAAAAAGCATAATAATTATATCGATCTGGATAATATTGGCCACTACAAAGTGGACGAATTCTGGGAACCCATCTATGCTCAGTCAGATCCTGAATATATTCTGGAACCAGAGGCTTTTTATATTTTTGCTTCTAAAGAAAGGATCCGCGTTCCAGCCCATCTGGCCTGCGAGATGATGGCCTACGACACCGGATCAGGAGAACTTAGAACCCATTATGCCGGGTTCTTTGACAGCGGATTCGGCGGAACTGTTGAAGATAAGGGAGCTCGTGCTGTTCTGGAAGTAAGATCGCATGATGTACCTTTTATGATCGAGGACGGTCAGACCCTTTTCAGTATGCAGTTTGAACCTAATGCTGAACATCCGGACTTTATATACGGGGAAGAGATAGACAGCAATTACCAGGGTCAGGGCTTAAAATTGGGAAAACATTTTCAGCAGTCATGA
- a CDS encoding lycopene cyclase family protein — MNIDAKYDLIIAGAGLSGLSLAWYLAKGGYKGEVLIVDSTFAPVNDKTWCFWSNGEAPFEQIIFQSWSNSFISALDYSNVEELVSYSYHCIRSGDFREFVLKSLKSFRNFTLLEEDILDFSSNSKKAALITKSGDTYLANQIYQSVKKPKELKKKKISDALIQHFLGYEIRTKEEIFDPHTFTLMDFDEAFGDKGVAFMYVLPFETNRALLEYTIFSASPLDKDDYRDKINDYLKRRYNIGPDQFEISREEYGEIPMEIRPYIPYYEQNVINMGTVGGLTKPSTGYTFIRIQEYTRKEAARIIAGESPKPPERNNKRFEFYDSLLLNILANHSEIGVKIFRDLFDRNNVDEVFKFLGEETSLLQDLKIMSSVPYIPFIKAIFNR, encoded by the coding sequence TTGAATATTGATGCTAAATATGACCTGATAATCGCAGGTGCAGGACTCTCCGGACTCAGCCTTGCATGGTATCTCGCTAAAGGAGGATATAAAGGCGAAGTACTTATTGTGGATTCAACCTTTGCTCCGGTAAACGATAAGACCTGGTGTTTCTGGTCGAACGGTGAAGCACCCTTTGAACAGATCATCTTTCAGTCCTGGTCCAACTCATTTATATCGGCTCTGGATTATTCAAATGTAGAAGAGCTGGTAAGTTACAGCTACCATTGTATCCGAAGCGGAGACTTTCGTGAATTTGTTCTCAAAAGCTTAAAATCATTCAGGAATTTTACCCTGCTTGAAGAAGACATCCTGGATTTTTCCTCTAACTCAAAAAAAGCGGCTCTTATCACTAAGAGCGGTGACACTTACCTTGCTAATCAAATCTATCAGAGTGTAAAGAAACCCAAAGAACTCAAAAAGAAAAAGATCTCTGATGCGTTGATCCAGCATTTTCTTGGATATGAGATCCGGACAAAAGAAGAAATTTTTGATCCGCATACGTTTACCCTGATGGATTTTGATGAGGCATTCGGTGATAAAGGTGTAGCTTTTATGTACGTGCTCCCTTTCGAAACCAACAGAGCACTTCTGGAATACACTATCTTTTCAGCTTCCCCCCTAGATAAAGATGATTATCGTGATAAGATCAATGATTATCTGAAACGGCGATATAATATAGGACCTGATCAGTTCGAGATCAGCAGAGAAGAGTACGGAGAAATACCAATGGAGATCAGGCCTTACATCCCCTATTATGAACAGAATGTCATTAATATGGGAACCGTTGGAGGCCTGACCAAACCCAGTACCGGTTATACTTTTATTCGTATTCAGGAATATACCAGAAAAGAAGCCGCAAGGATCATTGCAGGAGAATCTCCAAAGCCCCCGGAGCGGAATAATAAACGCTTTGAGTTTTATGATTCACTGCTACTAAATATTCTGGCCAATCATTCTGAAATAGGTGTAAAGATTTTCAGAGATCTGTTTGACCGCAATAACGTGGATGAGGTCTTCAAATTCTTAGGCGAAGAAACTTCTCTACTTCAAGACCTTAAGATCATGTCGTCTGTGCCTTATATTCCTTTTATCAAGGCTATCTTCAACCGTTGA
- a CDS encoding bacterioferritin-associated ferredoxin, which yields MSRFRVDKCICHKRSFEVIREYAEKEGIKSVSELQKQNICSTGCGLCIPYIELMLETGETSFEPGAPYKRKTG from the coding sequence ATGAGTCGTTTTCGTGTAGATAAGTGCATCTGCCATAAGCGAAGCTTTGAAGTGATCAGAGAATATGCGGAGAAAGAAGGGATAAAATCGGTGTCTGAACTTCAGAAGCAGAATATATGCTCCACCGGATGTGGTTTATGCATACCCTATATAGAACTTATGCTTGAAACCGGTGAAACATCATTTGAGCCTGGAGCACCCTATAAAAGGAAAACAGGCTGA
- a CDS encoding low specificity L-threonine aldolase, giving the protein MIDLRSDTVTKPTPEMLQAMTMAEVGDDVFAGDPTVNAFQEKVAARFGMEAGLFVPSGTMSNQLGIKVLTEPGDEILIDEKGHIFNYETGATPFLSGVQIQTVHGERGKIRPEMLQNRSRGEFDWEPVTKVICIENSTNKGGGVCYTEEELKAIKDFADEENLRVHVDGARIWNAIVASGVKASYFGEIADTISVCFSKGLGAPVGSMLLGSEEMIRKARRYRKMWGGGMRQVGLLAAAAEYALDNHWKHMEQDHKNARMVAEVIAGLDDFKVDLNVLETNILMFDTITHTAAEVLEILDKEGVAMIPFGPNTIRATFHFQVSREEVEEVISILKNNFH; this is encoded by the coding sequence ATGATCGATCTAAGAAGTGATACGGTAACAAAACCAACTCCTGAAATGCTTCAGGCAATGACCATGGCCGAAGTAGGAGATGACGTGTTTGCGGGGGATCCGACCGTAAATGCATTTCAGGAAAAAGTAGCGGCTAGGTTTGGAATGGAGGCCGGACTTTTTGTACCCAGTGGTACCATGTCTAACCAACTCGGTATCAAAGTGCTTACTGAACCAGGAGATGAGATCCTCATCGACGAAAAAGGACACATCTTTAATTATGAAACAGGCGCTACCCCCTTTCTTTCCGGAGTGCAAATTCAGACCGTACACGGGGAAAGGGGTAAGATCCGTCCGGAGATGCTTCAGAACCGGTCCAGAGGTGAGTTTGACTGGGAACCGGTTACTAAAGTAATCTGCATTGAAAACTCCACCAATAAGGGGGGAGGGGTTTGTTATACGGAAGAAGAGCTGAAGGCGATCAAAGATTTTGCGGATGAAGAAAACCTGAGAGTACACGTGGACGGTGCCAGGATCTGGAATGCAATTGTAGCCAGCGGAGTAAAAGCCTCTTATTTCGGTGAAATAGCAGATACAATATCGGTCTGTTTCTCCAAAGGACTGGGTGCCCCGGTAGGATCCATGTTACTGGGATCAGAGGAAATGATCCGCAAAGCAAGACGCTACAGAAAAATGTGGGGAGGAGGGATGCGGCAGGTGGGACTACTTGCAGCTGCGGCAGAATATGCCCTGGATAACCACTGGAAGCATATGGAACAGGATCATAAAAATGCGAGAATGGTCGCCGAGGTGATAGCCGGTCTTGATGATTTCAAGGTAGATCTGAATGTTCTGGAGACCAATATCCTAATGTTCGACACGATCACGCATACAGCTGCTGAGGTGTTAGAGATTTTGGATAAGGAAGGAGTAGCAATGATCCCATTTGGTCCGAATACGATCAGAGCTACATTTCACTTCCAGGTAAGCAGAGAAGAAGTTGAAGAAGTAATTTCAATACTTAAGAATAATTTCCATTGA
- a CDS encoding carbon-nitrogen hydrolase family protein gives MKNNIKVALIQEPPVYLNLELSVNKALQLIGEIVTEKPDLIVFPETWLPGYPVWLDYAPEAGIWGHEPSAVIYRLLTQNAIQKGDQFVQRLKDSAAEHEVTIIMGAHELQGRSLYNSLIHITKKGQSHIHRKLMPTYTERLIWAQGDGSTLNVIEENGYRTGGLICWEHWMPLARAAMHSKNEHIHIAQWPMVKELHQLACRNYAFEGQCYVIAAGCVLSKQDMLDGIHTVIANEEDRIAVELIESIPVDNRELLLKGGSSVIKPDSGYLIEPQMNVKETVFAELDLNKTIEGNLYLDTTGHYSRPDIFQLTVDENPKSDHDKESCS, from the coding sequence GTGAAAAATAATATTAAAGTGGCTCTCATACAGGAGCCACCGGTGTATCTAAATCTTGAGCTTTCAGTAAATAAAGCCCTCCAACTGATCGGGGAGATCGTGACTGAAAAACCGGACCTGATCGTATTCCCTGAAACGTGGTTGCCGGGTTATCCGGTCTGGCTGGATTATGCACCAGAAGCGGGTATATGGGGGCATGAGCCCAGTGCAGTGATCTACAGACTGCTTACTCAGAATGCCATTCAGAAAGGCGATCAGTTTGTACAGCGTTTAAAAGATTCCGCTGCTGAACACGAGGTTACGATCATAATGGGTGCTCATGAATTACAAGGGAGAAGTCTTTACAATTCTCTGATTCATATCACTAAAAAGGGGCAATCCCATATTCATCGTAAACTGATGCCAACCTATACAGAAAGACTAATATGGGCACAAGGCGATGGTTCCACTCTAAATGTTATCGAAGAGAATGGATATCGTACCGGAGGACTTATCTGCTGGGAACACTGGATGCCTCTTGCTCGGGCGGCAATGCATTCCAAGAATGAACATATTCATATTGCACAGTGGCCGATGGTAAAAGAACTGCATCAACTGGCTTGCCGAAATTATGCCTTCGAAGGACAATGTTACGTGATCGCTGCCGGTTGCGTATTATCAAAGCAGGATATGCTGGACGGAATCCACACGGTAATCGCCAATGAAGAAGATAGAATAGCTGTGGAATTGATAGAATCCATCCCTGTTGATAACAGGGAACTGCTGCTTAAAGGTGGCAGTTCTGTAATTAAACCAGACTCCGGATACCTTATCGAACCTCAAATGAATGTTAAAGAAACAGTTTTTGCAGAGCTTGACCTTAATAAAACGATCGAAGGAAATTTGTATCTGGATACAACCGGCCATTATTCAAGACCGGATATTTTTCAACTCACCGTTGATGAAAATCCGAAGTCAGATCATGACAAAGAGAGCTGCTCTTGA
- a CDS encoding aspartate aminotransferase family protein: protein MDHAQELEKKYHFQVYKRFPITLSHGKGALVWDTEGNEYIDSYAGLAVNNLGHCHPRIVNAIREQSDRILHASNFYYSEPQSELAKRLAEISGLDRVFFCNSGVEAMEACVKLARKWGRKQGKNGNLITLSEGFHGRSVTTIAMGMQSYREGFDPMPEGFEQVPFNDFEALKQAADENTLAIAFETVQGSGGVNVIDHDFMQKTRQLCDDLDILLIIDEVQCGIGRSGKFFAYEHFGIQPDIVATAKALAGGIPIGAIMAREEVSQAFDYGDHGTTFGGNPFATHVALAALDIIKEENLLEQAREKGTYMMSELKEKLSGFPMVLDIRGLGLMIGVELDQPARPVVDSMFQQKILANAAHGTVVRFLPPLVITNEQIDRIIDALVNSLKQL from the coding sequence ATGGATCATGCACAGGAATTAGAGAAGAAGTACCACTTTCAGGTTTATAAGCGATTTCCTATCACCCTTTCTCATGGAAAAGGGGCACTGGTCTGGGATACCGAAGGAAATGAATATATTGATTCCTATGCCGGTCTCGCCGTCAATAATCTTGGCCACTGCCACCCTCGAATTGTGAATGCTATTCGAGAGCAATCCGACAGGATCCTTCATGCCTCCAATTTCTATTACTCTGAACCTCAAAGTGAACTCGCTAAAAGGCTGGCTGAGATCTCCGGACTGGATCGTGTCTTTTTCTGTAATTCCGGCGTAGAGGCTATGGAAGCCTGTGTAAAGCTTGCCCGGAAATGGGGACGTAAGCAAGGTAAAAATGGGAACTTGATCACCCTGAGTGAAGGATTTCACGGAAGGTCTGTAACCACAATAGCAATGGGTATGCAAAGTTACCGGGAGGGTTTTGATCCAATGCCCGAAGGATTTGAGCAGGTTCCTTTCAATGACTTTGAGGCATTGAAACAAGCAGCGGATGAAAATACGCTGGCAATCGCCTTTGAGACCGTACAGGGATCCGGTGGGGTCAATGTGATCGATCATGATTTCATGCAGAAAACCCGCCAGCTTTGCGATGACCTGGATATTCTGCTTATCATAGATGAAGTACAGTGCGGTATAGGCAGAAGCGGTAAATTCTTTGCTTACGAGCATTTTGGTATTCAGCCGGATATCGTTGCAACCGCTAAAGCCCTTGCCGGAGGCATCCCCATAGGTGCTATAATGGCCCGTGAAGAAGTCAGCCAGGCCTTTGATTACGGAGATCATGGAACCACTTTCGGAGGTAATCCTTTTGCAACGCATGTAGCACTGGCTGCATTAGACATTATTAAAGAGGAAAACCTGCTGGAGCAAGCCAGGGAAAAGGGGACCTATATGATGAGCGAGTTAAAAGAAAAGCTGTCCGGATTCCCTATGGTCTTGGATATACGTGGACTTGGCCTGATGATCGGTGTCGAACTGGATCAGCCGGCCAGACCTGTTGTTGACTCAATGTTCCAACAAAAGATCCTGGCTAATGCAGCACACGGTACCGTAGTCAGATTTCTTCCGCCTCTCGTGATCACCAATGAACAGATCGACCGGATAATTGATGCATTGGTCAATTCTCTTAAGCAGCTCTGA